The following proteins are co-located in the Penaeus monodon isolate SGIC_2016 chromosome 10, NSTDA_Pmon_1, whole genome shotgun sequence genome:
- the LOC119577943 gene encoding type-1 angiotensin II receptor-associated protein-like isoform X2, giving the protein MCGCLTDSFVLYNTILLITIIWSLHHRESEEAPFMAFCVNILSIMFDIVNMSINWPAVQTGGAMTFGAAMAVINLLVRPLSSYLLYRIVQDRAGSYGTFGLPSGFESIFGGRRSPYEDIDQPPQQTPSGIDTQNTAAPGSPPDNLFTT; this is encoded by the exons ATGTGTGGATGCCTCACCGACAGTTTTGTGCTCTACAACACTATTCTCCTTATCACCATTATATGGAGTCTGCACCACCGTGAGTCAGAAGAAGCCCCCTTCATG GCCTTTTGTGTTAACATTCTCTCCATCATGTTTGACATTGTCAATATGTCCATAAATTGGCCTGCTGTCCAAA CTGGAGGTGCCATGACATTTGGTGCAGCCATGGCAGTCATCAACCTACTAGTGCGGCCTCTATCAAGCTACCTCCTCTACCGCATAGTCCAGGACCGAGCAGGGTCATACGGCACCTTTGGACTGCCTTCTGGATTTGAAAGCATCTTTG GTGGACGACGCAGCCCCTATGAAGACATTGACCAGCCTCCTCAGCAGACGCCTTCTGGGATTGACACACAGAACACTGCAGCTCCAGGGTCGCCACCAGACAATCTCTTCACCACTTAA
- the LOC119577942 gene encoding betaine--homocysteine S-methyltransferase 1-like — protein sequence MPKKGLLERLRDGVVTGDGGYVMALEKRGFVKAGNWTPEAVVEHPEAVKQLHREFLLAGSDVLQTFTFFSTDDVLDLKNGQKFSCSQLNDNACTLAHEVAAEGDALVAGGITHCYAYREGKGKKEVQAVIRTQLDTLRKNKVDFLIVEYYIYVEEIEWAIEEAKKCGLPVAASMCIGKEGDLTGVPPGECAVRMARAGADVVGVNCLFDPLMTIDTIRLMKEALDAQGLRPFLMTQPNGFFSTGTDRYGYLSCPEYPLALESRSVTRFDVHKYARAAYEVGVRYIGGCCGFEPYHIRAIAEELAEERGKLPASSAKHEPWGAGIWNSSYEFISARANREHWENLVPTTGRPGPASHHFKKLH from the exons ATGCCAAAGAAA GGTTTACTGGAGCGCCTTCGAGATGGCGTTGTGACCGGAGACGGCGGTTACGTCATGGCGCTGGAAAAACGAGGCTTTGTTAAAGCAGGGAACTGGACTCCAGAGGCCGTTGTGGAGCACCCTGAAGCCG TCAAGCAACTTCATCGCGAGTTTCTCTTGGCGGGGAGCGATGTCCTCCAGACCTTCACGTTCTTCTCTACCGACGACGTGCTGGATTTAAAGAACGGCCAGAAGTTCTCT TGTTCTCAACTAAACGACAATGCCTGTACACTGGCTCATGAAGTGGCAGCTGAAGGCGACGCGTTGGTAGCCGGAGGAATTACACACTGTTATGCCTAccgtgaaggaaaagggaagaaggaagtacAGGCCGTCATCAGGACCCAGTTGGATACGTTAAGGAAGAACAAAGTCGATTTCCTTATCGTTGAA TATTACATTTACGTCGAGGAAATTGAATGGGCGATCGAGGAAGCGAAGAAGTGCGGGCTGCCCGTGGCGGCGTCCATGTGCATCGGCAAGGAGGGCGACCTCACCGGCGTCCCACCGGGGGAGTGTGCCGTCAGGATGGCCCGCGCAGGCGCTGACGTCG TCGGCGTGAACTGCCTGTTCGACCCCTTGATGACCATCGACACCATCAGGCTCATGAAGGAGGCCCTCGACGCTCAAGGCCTTCGCCCCTTCCTCATGACGCAGCCCAACGGATTCTTCTCGACGGGCACAGACAGATACGGATACCTCAGCTGCCCAGAATATCCGTTGG CCTTGGAGTCCCGTTCAGTTACGAGATTCGATGTGCACAAGTACGCCCGCGCAGCCTACGAGGTGGGCGTGCGTTACATTGGCGGCTGCTGCGGCTTCGAGCCCTACCACATCCGCGCCATCGCCGAAGAATTGGCCGAAGAGCGGGGGAAACTCCCGGCTTCAAGCGCCAAACACGAGCCTTGGGGCGCAGGCATCTGGAATAGCTCATACGAATTCATTAGCGCGAG AGCAAATAGGGAGCACTGGGAGAACCTGGTCCCTACCACAGGCCGACCGGGTCCCGCCTCGCATCACTTCAAGAAACTTCATTGA
- the LOC119577943 gene encoding type-1 angiotensin II receptor-associated protein-like isoform X1, which translates to MEITLPNASITLKGIFFTHLILTVWSGMCGCLTDSFVLYNTILLITIIWSLHHRESEEAPFMAFCVNILSIMFDIVNMSINWPAVQTGGAMTFGAAMAVINLLVRPLSSYLLYRIVQDRAGSYGTFGLPSGFESIFGGRRSPYEDIDQPPQQTPSGIDTQNTAAPGSPPDNLFTT; encoded by the exons GGGATATTCTTCACACATCTGATTCTTACAGTATG GAGTGGCATGTGTGGATGCCTCACCGACAGTTTTGTGCTCTACAACACTATTCTCCTTATCACCATTATATGGAGTCTGCACCACCGTGAGTCAGAAGAAGCCCCCTTCATG GCCTTTTGTGTTAACATTCTCTCCATCATGTTTGACATTGTCAATATGTCCATAAATTGGCCTGCTGTCCAAA CTGGAGGTGCCATGACATTTGGTGCAGCCATGGCAGTCATCAACCTACTAGTGCGGCCTCTATCAAGCTACCTCCTCTACCGCATAGTCCAGGACCGAGCAGGGTCATACGGCACCTTTGGACTGCCTTCTGGATTTGAAAGCATCTTTG GTGGACGACGCAGCCCCTATGAAGACATTGACCAGCCTCCTCAGCAGACGCCTTCTGGGATTGACACACAGAACACTGCAGCTCCAGGGTCGCCACCAGACAATCTCTTCACCACTTAA